A part of Thermotoga petrophila RKU-1 genomic DNA contains:
- a CDS encoding alpha-amylase family glycosyl hydrolase, whose amino-acid sequence MKKTFLLLALVFLLFLTSCFQTSMSQSLVSSNPHSNSTNTGDSASNLSINEVKYPVVYEIFIRSFYDSDGDGVGDINGVSQKVDYLRKLGIDAVWFMPFNEAVSYHGYDITDYYNVEKDYGTMEDLENMIQVLHENGIKVIMDLVINHTSDEHPWFKDAVENTTSSPYWDYYIMSLEDHSGQDHWHWKINSKGQKVWYFGLFGYNMPDLNHDSQKVREEVKKIVDFWISKGVDGFRIDAAKHIYGWSWDDGIQESAEYFEWFRDYVLSKKPDAILVGEVFSGNTYDLSLYPIPVFNFALMYSIRNYPEGQDGMIENNWVEESFLFLENHDLHRFFSHLQEHYKKFSESDYEFIKKRAALWYFLIFTLKGSPVIYYGGEIGTRGFKWHGPVYDEPVREPMQWYASGTGEGQTFWTKEVYKNAGITFGNADVDGCIYDDPYDGFSVEEQENDPKSLLNFIRFILNFRKDHDAILNGDQTIFRDWKNLIAFYRESSNEKLLVVLNPDPVWQNSFTFEENMTMILEVDFENFIWNESNVSFSAGESFTVDPMKAYIFKK is encoded by the coding sequence GTGAAGAAGACTTTTTTACTGCTTGCTCTGGTATTTTTACTCTTCCTCACCTCCTGCTTTCAAACGTCTATGAGTCAATCCCTCGTTTCAAGTAATCCACATTCAAACAGCACAAACACAGGTGATTCAGCCTCCAACCTTTCTATTAATGAAGTAAAATACCCCGTCGTCTACGAAATTTTCATTCGCTCCTTTTACGACAGCGACGGAGATGGTGTGGGAGACATAAACGGTGTTTCTCAGAAAGTTGACTATCTGAGGAAACTCGGCATTGACGCTGTGTGGTTTATGCCCTTCAACGAGGCTGTTTCATACCATGGATACGACATAACAGACTACTACAACGTCGAGAAAGACTACGGCACCATGGAAGATCTCGAAAACATGATCCAGGTGCTCCATGAGAACGGAATAAAGGTAATAATGGATCTCGTGATCAACCACACATCCGATGAGCATCCCTGGTTCAAAGACGCCGTGGAAAACACGACCAGCTCTCCGTACTGGGACTACTACATAATGAGTCTTGAAGATCATTCTGGTCAGGATCACTGGCACTGGAAGATCAACTCAAAGGGTCAAAAAGTCTGGTATTTCGGACTTTTTGGCTATAACATGCCGGATCTGAACCACGACAGTCAGAAAGTGAGAGAAGAAGTAAAGAAAATCGTGGATTTCTGGATTTCCAAAGGTGTTGATGGATTCAGAATAGATGCTGCAAAGCACATATATGGCTGGTCCTGGGACGATGGGATACAGGAGTCGGCCGAATATTTTGAATGGTTCAGAGATTATGTGCTTTCCAAAAAGCCCGATGCCATACTTGTGGGAGAGGTGTTCAGCGGAAACACGTACGATCTTTCTCTATATCCAATTCCCGTTTTCAATTTCGCCCTCATGTACAGTATAAGGAACTACCCAGAAGGGCAGGATGGAATGATAGAAAACAACTGGGTTGAGGAGTCTTTCCTGTTTCTTGAGAATCACGATCTCCACAGGTTCTTCTCCCATCTTCAAGAACATTACAAAAAGTTCTCCGAGTCCGACTACGAGTTCATCAAAAAACGTGCTGCTCTCTGGTATTTTCTGATATTCACACTGAAAGGATCTCCTGTTATCTACTACGGCGGTGAAATTGGAACGAGAGGTTTCAAGTGGCACGGTCCTGTATATGACGAGCCGGTGAGAGAGCCGATGCAGTGGTACGCAAGCGGTACAGGAGAAGGTCAAACCTTCTGGACAAAGGAAGTCTACAAAAACGCGGGGATAACCTTTGGAAACGCTGATGTTGACGGATGTATCTATGACGATCCTTACGATGGCTTCTCCGTCGAAGAACAGGAAAACGATCCGAAGAGTCTTTTGAATTTCATCAGATTCATTCTCAACTTCAGAAAAGATCACGACGCCATTTTGAATGGAGATCAAACGATCTTCAGGGACTGGAAAAACCTCATAGCGTTCTACAGAGAATCCTCCAACGAAAAGCTGTTGGTGGTCTTGAATCCGGATCCAGTCTGGCAAAACAGCTTCACTTTTGAAGAAAACATGACGATGATTCTCGAGGTAGATTTTGAAAACTTCATCTGGAACGAGTCAAACGTGTCTTTTTCAGCGGGTGAATCCTTCACTGTGGATCCCATGAAAGCGTACATTTTCAAAAAGTGA